A part of Ammospiza caudacuta isolate bAmmCau1 chromosome 5, bAmmCau1.pri, whole genome shotgun sequence genomic DNA contains:
- the NAGA gene encoding alpha-N-acetylgalactosaminidase: protein MEAVALSGLALALAVALPCVALENGLARTPPMGWMSWERFRCNVDCQADPHNCISEQLFFEMADRLAEDGWRELGYEYINMDDCWSAKQRDVAGQLVPDPKRFPSGIKALADYVHARGLKLGIYGDLGVFTCGGYPGTTLENVKQDAQTFAAWGVDMLKLDGCYSSAEEQAKGYPEMARALNATGRPIVYSCSWPAYQGGLPPKVNYTILAEICNLWRNYDDIQDSWESVLSIVDWFFTNQDVLQPAAGPGHWNDPDMLIIGNFGLSFEQSRSQMALWTVMAAPLLMSTDLRTISPSAKEILQNRLMIQINQDPLGIQGRRIVKEKSQIEVFLRPLSRAASALVFFSRRTDVPFRYTTSLAKLHFPEDAVYEVQDVYVGKIIGALRTADNFSVVINPSGVVMWYLRPMALPVQPWHVARQQAPGEGFHPALL from the exons atGGAGGCGGTGGCACTGAGCGGgctggccctggccctggccGTGGCGCTGCCCTGCGTGGCCCTGGAGAACGGGCTGGCGCGCACTCCCCCCATGGGCTGGATGTCCTGGGAGAGGTTCCGCTGCAACGTGGACTGCCAGGCGGATCCCCACAACTGCATCAG CGAGCAGCTCTTCTTCGAGATGGCAGACCGGCTGGCAGAGGAtggctggagggagctgggctaCGAGTACATCAACATGGATGACTGCTGGTCTGCCAAGCAGCGGGATGTGGCCGGACAGCTGGTTCCCGACCCCAAGAGATTTCCCAGCGGAATTAAGGCTCTGGCTGACTAT GTCCATGCCAGGGGCCTGAAGCTGGGCATTTATGGTGACCTGGGTGTCTTCACCTGTGGGGGCTACCCAGGCACTACGTTGGAAAATGTGAAGCAGGATGCCCAGACTTTTGCAGCGTGGGGTGTAGACATGCTGAAGCTGGATGGGTGCTACTCGTCCGCAGAGGAGCAGGCAAAGG GATACCCAGAAATGGCGAGGGCCTTGAACGCCACAGGCCGCCCCATTGTCTACTCCTGCAGCTGGCCAGCATATCAGGGGGGTCTTCCCCCCAAG GTGAACTACACCATCCTGGCAGAGATCTGCAACCTGTGGCGTAACTATGACGACATCCAGGACTCCTGGGAGAGTGTCCTTTCCATTGTGGACTGGTTCTTCACAAACCAGGACGTGCTGCAGCCGGCAGCTGGCCCCGGCCACTGGAACGACCCGGACATG CTCATCATTGGAAACTTTGGCCTTAGCTTCGAGCAGTCACGCTCCCAAATGGCTCTGTGGACAGTGATGGCAGCTCCGCTCCTCATGTCCACGGATCTCCGCACCATCTCCCCCAGTGCCAAGGAGATCCTGCAGAACCGCCTGATGATCCAGATCAACCAGGACCCCCTGGGAATCCAGGGGCGCAGGATTGTCAAG GAGAAATCCCAGATCGAGGTGTTTCTGCGCCCACTGTCGCGGGCTGCCAGTGCCCTTGTGTTCTTCAGCCGCAGGACAGACGTGCCCTTCCGCTACACcaccagcctggccaagctCCACTTCCCTGAGGATGCTGTGTATGAG GTACAAGACGTGTATGTTGGGAAGATCATTGGGGCCTTAAGAACAGCAGACAACTTTTCAGTGGTTATTAACCCCTCGGGGGTGGTGATGTGGTATCTCCGTCCCATGGCACTCCCGGTACAACCCTGGCATGTTGCCAGGCAGCAAGCCCCTGGTGAGGGTTTCCACCCAGCCCTTCTGTGA
- the PHETA2 gene encoding sesquipedalian-2, with protein MKLNERSVAHYATCDSPADHTGFLRKRVERHHHHGTSYQRRWFVLKGNLLFYFEERESREPMGLVVLEGCTVELCEAAEEFAFAIRFDDAGARAYVLVADGQAAMEAWVKALSRASFDYMRLVVRELEKQLEEACKSLAACRKSPRRSSSSGRKRHLSNPALQPLQEKPTTLENGYSTWSSGGCVAGGATSLDHNGGQMKPPPLPPRRRSAASSATGSPSPGLSPAMLESPVPPETICFSKLHNWYGQEIAVLRREWQERQKRGHP; from the coding sequence ATGAAGCTGAATGAGCGGAGTGTGGCCCACTACGCCACCTGTGACTCGCCGGCCGACCACACCGGCTTTCTGCGCAAGCGGGTGGAGCGGCACCACCACCATGGCACCTCCTACCAGCGCCGCTGGTTCGTCCTCAAGGGCAACCTCCTCTTCTACTTCGAGGAGCGGGAGAGCCGGGAGCCCATGGGGCTGGTGGTCCTGGAGGGCTGCACCGTGGAGCTGTGCGAGGCCGCTGAGGAGTTCGCATTTGCCATCCGCTTTGATGACGCTGGTGCCAGGGCCTATGTGCTGGTGGCTGACGGGCAGGCTGCCATGGAGGCCTGGGTGAAGGCACTCTCACGGGCCAGCTTCGACTACATGCGGCTGGTggtgagggagctggagaagcagctggaggaggccTGCAAGAGCTTGGCTGCTTGCCGTAAGTCTCCAAGGAGGTCCTCCTCCTCTGGCAGGAAGAGGCATCTCTCCAACCCTGCCTTGCAGCCTCTCCAGGAGAAGCCCACCACCCTGGAGAATGGCTACTCCACATGGAGTAGTGGTGGTTGTGTCGCTGGTGGAGCCACCTCCCTTGACCACAATGGGGGGCAAATGAAGCCCCCGCCCCTGCCTCCACGCCGGCGCTCGGCcgccagcagtgccacaggatCCCCATCACCTGGCCTCTCACCAGCCATGCTGGAGAGCCCAGTGCCACCAGAAACCATCTGCTTCTCCAAGCTGCACAACTGGTACGGGCAGGAGATCGCAGTGCTGAGACGGGAGTGGCAGGAGAGGCAGAAGAGGGGACACCCGTGA